A window of Pseudophryne corroboree isolate aPseCor3 chromosome 1, aPseCor3.hap2, whole genome shotgun sequence genomic DNA:
ctctgccgggtggaggtcgtgcctgctgaggaagtctgcttcccagtttccattcccggaatgaaacactgctgacagtgctatcacatgattttccgcccagcgaaaagtccttgcagtttttgccattgccctcctgcttcttgtgccgccctgtctatttacgtgggcgactgccgtgatgtttttcccactggatcaataccggctgaccttgaagcagaggtcttgctaagcttagagtattataaattaacccttagctccagtatatttatgtggagaaaagtctccagacttgatcacactccctggaaattttttccttgtgtgactgctccctagcctctcgggctggcctccgtggtcaccagcatccaatcctgaatgccgaatctgcggccctctagaagatgagcactctgtaaccaccacaggagagacacccttgtccttggatatagggttatccgctgatgcatctgaagatgcgatccggaccatttgtccagcagatcccactgaaaaattcttgcgtgaaatctgccgaatggaattgcttcgtaggaagtcaccatctttaccaggacccttgtgcaatgatgcactgattttaggaggttcctgactagctcggataactccctggctttctcttccgggagaaacacctttttctggactgtgtccagaatcatccctaggcacagcagacttgtcgtcgggatcagctgcgattttggaatatttagaatccacccgtgctgttgtagcagtatcccagatagtgctactccgacctccaactgttccctggactttgtccttatcaggagatcgtccaagtaagggataattaagacgccttttcttcgaagaagaatcatcatttcggccattaccttggtaaagacccggggtgccgtggacaatccaaacggcagcgtctgaaactgatagtgacagttctgtaccacgaacctgaggtacccttagtgagaagggcaaattttggacatggaggtaagcatccctgatgtctcgggacactatatagtccccttcttcctggttcgttatcactgctctgagtgactccatcttgatttgaacctttgtaagtgttcaaatttttttagatttagaataggtctcacctagccttctggcttcagtaccacaatataatgtggaataataccccttttcttgttgtaggaggggtaatttgattatcacctgctgggaatacagcttgtgaattgtttcccatactgcctccttgtcggagggagaccttggtaaaccagacttcaggagcctgcgaaggggaaacgtctcgacattccaatctgtacccctgggatactacatgtaggatccaggggtcctgtacggtcccagcgtcatgctgagagcttggcagaagcggtggaacgcttctgttcctgggaatgggctgcctgctgcagtcttcttccctttcctctatccctgggcagatatgactcttatagggacgaaaggactgaggctgaaaagacggtgtctttttctgcagagatgtgacttagggtaaaaacggtggattttccagcagttgccgtggccaccaggtccgatggaccgaccccaaataactcctcttcctttatacggcaatacacctttgtgccgtttggaatctgcatcacctgaccactgtcgtgtccataaacatcttctggcagatatggacatcgcacttactcttgatgccagagtgcaaatatccctctgtgcatctcgcatatatagaaaatgcatcctttaaatgctctatagtcaataaaatactgtccctgtcaagggtatcaatatttttagtcagggaatctgaccaagccaccccagctctgcacatccaggctgaggcgatcgctggtcgcagtataacaccagtatgtgtgtatatactttttatgatattttccagcctcctgtcagctggctccttgaggacggccctatctatagacggtaccgccacttgttttgataagcgtgtgagcgccttatccaccctaaggggtgtttcccaacgcggcctaacttctggcgggaaagggtataccgcccataattttctatcggggggaacccacgcatcatcacacacttcatttaatttatctgattcaggaaaaactacggtagttttttcacatcccacataataccctcttttgtggtacttgtagtatcagaaatatgtaacacctccttcattgcccttaacgtgtggccctaataaggaaaacgtttgtttattcaccgtcgacactggattcagtgtccgtgtctgtgtcgaccgactaaagtaaacgggcgttttaaaacccctgacggtgtttctgagacgtctggaccggtactaattgtttgtcggccgtctcatgtcgtcaaccgaccttgcagcgtgttgacattatcacgtaattccctaaataagccatccattccggtgtcgactccctagagagtgacatcaccattacaggcaattgctccgcctcctcaccaacatcgtcctcatacatgtcgacacacacgtaccgacacacagcacacacacagggaatgctctgatagaggacaggacccactagccctttggagagacagagggagagtttgccagcacacaccaaaaacgctatagttatatagggacaaccttatataagtgttttcccttatagcatcttttatatatttctaacgccaaattagtgcccccccctctctgttttaaccctgtttctgtagtgcagtgcaggggagagcctgggagccttccctccagcctttctgtgagggaaaatggcgctgtgtgctgaggagataggccccgcccctttttcggcgggctcgtctcccgctctttaatggattctggcaggggttaaatatctccatatagcccccggaggctatatgtgaggtatttttagccaaaaaaggttttcatttgcctcccagggcgcccccctcccagcgccctgcaccctcagtgactgccgtgtgaagtgtgctgagaggaaatggcgcacagctgcagtgctgtgcgctaccttaagaagactgaggagtcttctgccgccgattctggacctcttctcgtttcagcatctgcaagggggccggcggcgaggctccggtgaccatccaggctgtacctgtgatcgtccctctggagctaatgtccagtagccaaagaagccaatccatcctgcacgcaggtgagttcacttcttctcccctaagtccctcgttgcagtgatcctgttgccagcaggactcactgtaaaataaaaaacctaagctaaacttttctaagcagctctttaggagagccacctagattgcacccttctcggccgggcacaaaaatctaactgaggcttggaggagggtcatagggggaggagccagtgcacaccacctgatcctaaagctttactttttgtgccctgtctcctgcggagccgctattccccatggtcctttcaggaaccccagcatccactaggacgatagagaaattaacatTAAAATAGAGACATTGCCAATTGGGACAGTTAAAATACCCAGAAAGATACTTGGAGAATAATATTATTATACCATTTGCGGTCACACAGGAACAGTACACTCCTCAATGGTGTTCAGTATGTGAGCACAGTCTGCTATAAGAACTACTAATACGTGCGCACAACTAAAGTAAAGCCAACACCAGTTTTGGGGCAGGTAATATTAATTTTACAGGTCATAGTACTCCATGCAGTTACCTCAATAAAATTCAGGCAACCGTCATTTGGTACGAAAGCTGTGATTTTCTTGCCGTTCTTGATCAGCTGCACTCGGACACATTTCCTGATGGCAGAGTTTGGCTGTTTAGCCTCAACACCGCTGAAATAACAATGAAGAtgtcagaataaaaaaaaaaaaaaaaaaaaatagatgaagTCTAAgatacacaatacattaaatgggaGTACATAGGATTACCATCACATTTAAGCTAGGACTAGACTGCTTTGCTTGTCAGACACAATCAACTGTTCACCAGCTCATTACAGACTGCTTTGAAGTTAGCCACAGTGCATGCTATCTGGTTTTGCATGGATTTAGCTGCTAAAAGATttcactatttttttttatattcagtTACCAATGCAAACTCTAAACTCCATTTTTTATTATTTAACTTTGTGAAATCATTTCCCTATATTATAACTCACTTTACTGAACTTATATTTAAGAAAACCTAAACAAGTTGCATCAGAAAAACATTTTAAACTATGATACTATAAAGCTTTAGAGCAAAAGCTTCGCCAGAGCAATTGCAGCAATCCAAATATATTACCTAGTATAAGATTGAGAAACTTACACTTTTTCCAGGACAATTCCTTTGGCGTGGGAAGCACCTCCAAAAGGGTTAGCCTTGAGGGCAGTCCCTAAATGGGCCTTCTTGTATTGCTTGTCATGCCACTTCTGCTCACGTCGGTGGTTGCGGAGCTTTCTGGCTGTACGAAGACCACGGCACTTGCCTGTCAAAGAAAGTCAAAGTCAGTGATGCACAAATTAAGCTTTAATAAAAGAAAATGGCAGAACTGCAGGCAAGCCTCACTAATCTGCCATTAAAAACCTATCTATAATTCCTCCATATATCCCATTTACAAATATACATTCATTTGATGAACACCTCGTTAGCACACCCTGAACGGATACCAGCATGCCTTAACACTAAGATAGTAAGGCAATTTACCTCAACACAAAAATAAAAATGGTCACACTGGCAATAATCCTATATAGAAAGATTGAACCCATCATAAAATGGACAACATGCCATTAAAATACAAAGATTACACTCTTCACACCAAAACCCCAGATCTGACCCGGGATTTATCGTTTACACTGCAGTGCCGACCCAAGATATTCCCAGGTTGGAaccattcacactgcacatgggtgcagtgtcTTTAAAGgccagcacttggagatgacatcccCAAGTGCCAGGAAACCCACTGATCAGGACACCCCTTATTCACGCTAGGGGCAAGGCCAGCGCTAtggcagctgctgggctgcccccagcctccatcTGGGCAGTGAATGGACATCACACTCATGAGCGCAGCATCCATTCATTCTTTACACAGACACTGCAGCGGAGACTGTGCGCTGTGGCCCCCAACACCCCGACTGCCTGCCGGGTTGGGAGGTATGAGCTCTACCCATTGCTGTAAATAGGTACTGGGTCACCTGTTTACACTGCCCCTCAACACAGGTCATACCTGGGTCACAGCACTCGGGTTATTTTTTTTGGAGCCATTTACACTGAGACCCGACAATAACCCGGGATTTTGACTGTGTATaaggagaatgaggtaaaactaatgctgcccatacacttgtgcgatgccccgcaacatCGCAAGGCACACCTGAACTGCCAGAGTTATTACCATGCGATCaggcaatagatcgcatggtaatcacgtgatcagcACGTCACCATtgcgcgatatatctcatgtggttttaaaaccacgtgatcgcactgcgatgcaagaGATATTAAAAGCAGcaaataatatcttgagacgcatctcaaggtacctaaaatgtgcatacaatccttcaatttctcacAGAAGAGGTCAAAATCACAGGATAGCatcgattatctcataagtgtatgggcaccataaggatCAGTCAATATAAAACAACCTTGGCAGGGAGAGTCCAATTCAAAAATGTTAAATTTAAACATCAGTATATTAAGTAGCAATTGTCCCCAAGGATACATGAGCAAGACACGGGTGGTTGCAGGGGATTTCAAGTTGGCATGACGTGCCACCAGGAATTACCATGACATTACCGCAGTAGCACCAATATTGCACCTTTTAAAGAGCAAGAACAAAAACTTGCTATGCCAGCAGAAAATGGTGCCATTGCAGAACACAATACTGTACCAATATCTGTACGCCCCACCCCCGGGGATAGTGTTCTAGgtatctgtaccccccccccccgtgtcactGGGGGACCCTGATAACTAGTGTCAAGTCAATAAATTTTTATAAGTTGTAATGTGAGAAATACACATGTACAATTCATTATCTTTATGTATAAGCCCTTCCTCAtagcaatatatacagtatgtgtgtatgaaaaCATGGTATCCAATAGAAAATTTACTAATTACAAATGTATTTGGAAATGTCTGGTGTGCAGATGGGCCGTCAGTGTGCACCCTGGGGGTAAGGTGACCGAGTCAATGTGTGATATGGGGATACTCTGCCAGTGCTATCTGCTCCAGCAGTGTGATGCATACACAGGCCGTTCACTGCTCCCTCACACCCATCAGCAGCCCACAGGGCTCAGTACCGTCACATCCCCCGCAGGAGCAGCACAGATAGGGACAGGCTGAGCTGTGGCGCCGGTAGCCCCGTACAGCGCATACGGGGGAGCCGGGCCAGACACGCCGCCATGCCTGGCCGCATGGTGTAGCGGCATCCGTCCGCACGCTCCGGCCCTAGATCCGGATGATGCTCGGTGCTGCTGCCGGCGGGAGCGGAGGTCACCGCCGCAAGATGTAACCCGCTCCCAGCCGCTATACCCCAGCCCGCCAGCCGCCGCCCGCAGAGGAGccgcactcacccatcctgcctgTCCCAGGGCCGACTGCGGAAAGAGCGATCCCCAGCAGCTACCGCGAGATCCTCCTGCTGCTGCCAGGACCCTCACTAGGCTACCCTCACATACGCCTGATGCAGAGTGTCGCCCACACGGCTTATAGCTCCGGCAGGAGGACGCAGCGCTGGGAATATGCAGCCTGGGAAAGGTATTGGTGCAGCAGGACAGCTACCGGCTATTTCCTGGGTAAAATATTACAAACGCGTTTGCAAATCGCTGGCAAATAGCTGCCTGTAGTTCTCACATAGAGAACTACAACTCCCGTCATGCCTGTCGCCTGACTCTGGAGGGGCCTAAAACTGGCTGCCTACACTATGGCTGCCTAGACCCGCCTACAGGTTTAGTACTACTAATCCACTCAGCTGTTGCTATTGTGCTACACTTGGACTGTGGTATAATAGATGTACGGGTTTTAATTGGGCAGTCaatagggttccggtatgaatggtcgacagtcattaggtcgaccactatttgtcgacattgacatggcataccctccaacattttacacagaaaaatcggcaaaaatccgaaaaaggggcgtggccgcgtgtaaagggggcgtggcctttctctaacgtcctaagtggatgctggggactccgtcaggaccatggggaatagcggctccgcaggagacagggcacaaaaataaagctttaggattaggtggtgtgtactggctcctccccctatgaccctcctccaagcctcagttaggtttttgtgcccgtccgagcagggtgcaatctaggtggctctcctaaagagctgcttagaaaaagtttttaggttttttattttcagtgagtcctgctggcaacaggctcactgcatcgagggacttagttgagagaatttcaactcacttgcgtgcaggatggattggattcttaggctactggacaccattagctccagagggagtcggaacacaggtctcaccctggggttcgtcccggagccgcgccgccgaccccccttacagatgctgaagattgaaggtccggaaacaggcggcagaaggctcttcagtcttcatgaaggtagcgcacagcactgcagctgtgcgccattgttgtcacacacttcacaccaagcggtcacggagggtgcagggcgctgctgggggcgccctgggcagcaatatttaatacctttatggcaaaagaatacatcacatatagccattgaggctatatgtatgtatttaacccatgccagatatctaaaactccgggagaaaagcccgccgaaatagagggcggggcttattctcctcagcacacagcgccattttcctgctcagctccgctgtgaggaaggctcccaggactctcccctgcactgcactacagaaacagggtaaaacagagagggggggcattttttggcgatattttgatatatttaagctgctataaggaacaacacttatataaggttgttcccatatatattatagcgcttgggtgtgtgctggcaaactctccctctgtctccccaaagggctagtggggtcctgtcttcgataagagcattccctgtgtgtctgctgtgtgtcggtacgtgtgtgtcgacatgtatgaggacgatgttggtgtggaggcagagcaattgccgataatggtgatgtcaccccccagggagtcgacaccggaatggatggctttgtttatggaattacgtgataatgtcagcacattacaaaaatcagttgacgacatgagacggccggc
This region includes:
- the RPS23 gene encoding small ribosomal subunit protein uS12; its protein translation is MGKCRGLRTARKLRNHRREQKWHDKQYKKAHLGTALKANPFGGASHAKGIVLEKVGVEAKQPNSAIRKCVRVQLIKNGKKITAFVPNDGCLNFIEENDEVLVAGFGRAGHAVGDIPGVRFKVVKVANVSLLALYKGKKERPRS